The proteins below come from a single Salvelinus fontinalis isolate EN_2023a chromosome 1, ASM2944872v1, whole genome shotgun sequence genomic window:
- the LOC129862574 gene encoding uncharacterized protein LOC129862574, with protein MLTEFLERVELEERVELEETQEARGWGYSSNLGQPLHSEISSALSLLGDGGGSDGGEPLKEPLGNPVEELREAVEMLNDTVRERGRSQNHIHDQAIQTMIRQVGWPRGLTGSGIVKVQP; from the exons ATGCTGACAGAGTTTCTGGAGAGGGTGGAGCTAGAGGAGAGGGTGGAGCTAGAGGAGACCCAGGAGGCCAGGGGGTGGGGCTACAGCAGTAACCTTGGACAG CCTCTCCACAGTGAGATCAGCTCAGCTCTTTCCCTGCTGGGTGATGGGGGTGGAAGCGATGGTGGGGAGCCCCTGAAGGAGCCGCTGGGAAACCCTGTAGAGGAGCTGCGGGAGGCAGTGGAGATGTTGAATGACACggtcagagagagaggacgatCACAGAATCACATCCATGATCAAGCCATCCAGACTATGATCCGACAGGTAGGATGGCCCAGAGGGTTGACAGGTTCTGGTATTGTGAAGGTCCAGCCATGA